One Mycolicibacterium crocinum DNA window includes the following coding sequences:
- the ilvN gene encoding acetolactate synthase small subunit gives MAGNTVTHTLSVLVEDKPGVLARVAALFSRRGFNIESLAVGATEQKNMSRMTIVVTAEETPLEQITKQLNKLINVIKIVEQDSENSVHRELALIKVRADAGTRGQVIEAVNLFRAKVIDVSTESLTIEATGTQEKIEAFLRVLEPYGVREIVQSGVVSLSRGPRGMTNAK, from the coding sequence ATGGCGGGAAACACGGTCACCCACACCCTTTCGGTGCTGGTCGAAGACAAGCCCGGTGTGCTGGCCCGGGTGGCTGCGCTGTTCTCCCGGCGTGGCTTCAACATCGAGTCGCTGGCCGTCGGCGCCACCGAGCAGAAGAACATGTCGCGGATGACGATCGTCGTCACCGCGGAGGAGACGCCGCTCGAGCAGATCACCAAACAGCTCAACAAGCTGATCAACGTGATCAAGATCGTCGAGCAGGACTCCGAGAACTCGGTCCACCGCGAGCTCGCGCTGATCAAGGTCCGCGCCGACGCCGGAACCCGGGGCCAGGTCATCGAGGCGGTGAACCTGTTCCGCGCCAAGGTGATCGACGTGTCAACCGAGTCGCTGACGATCGAGGCGACCGGCACCCAGGAGAAGATCGAAGCGTTTCTGCGGGTGCTCGAGCCCTACGGCGTGCGCGAGATCGTGCAGTCCGGCGTGGTGTCACTGTCGCGCGGTCCGCGCGGCATGACGAACGCCAAGTAA
- a CDS encoding transposase: MWDTGVMLASRRSWWRIAAAIDDQSARPVAPTRSTNKAPRPAPVLKATGPQQIWSWDITDLRSPWRGVAFKAYSIIDIYSRKIVGWRVEERECDDLAKQMFETAITTYGAPSVVHADSGPAMRSAVLKDLLADSAIAQTHNRPRVSNDNPFSESEFRTMKYRPNYPGIFDDLDTARAWVDTYVSWYNTHHRHSGIALFTPDEVHNGSWTQRWHHRDQALQAYYDAHPERFRARPHVTSPDPVVGINLPAENDPNRLHAA; encoded by the coding sequence ATGTGGGATACCGGTGTGATGCTGGCCTCGCGGCGCTCCTGGTGGCGCATCGCCGCAGCGATCGATGACCAGAGTGCACGCCCGGTTGCCCCGACCCGTTCGACGAACAAAGCACCCCGGCCGGCGCCGGTCCTCAAAGCGACCGGCCCGCAACAGATCTGGAGTTGGGACATCACCGACCTACGTAGTCCGTGGCGGGGTGTGGCGTTCAAGGCGTACTCAATTATCGACATCTACTCCCGCAAGATCGTGGGCTGGCGCGTCGAGGAACGCGAGTGCGACGACTTGGCCAAGCAGATGTTCGAAACGGCGATCACCACTTACGGAGCACCGTCGGTGGTGCACGCCGATTCCGGGCCGGCGATGCGTTCGGCCGTGCTCAAAGACCTCCTGGCCGACTCCGCAATCGCCCAAACCCATAACCGGCCCCGGGTCAGCAACGACAACCCGTTCTCCGAATCGGAGTTCCGCACCATGAAGTACCGGCCCAACTACCCCGGGATCTTCGACGACCTCGACACCGCTCGCGCCTGGGTGGACACCTACGTGTCCTGGTACAACACCCACCACCGCCACAGCGGCATCGCCCTGTTCACTCCCGACGAAGTCCACAACGGATCCTGGACCCAGCGATGGCATCACCGCGACCAAGCTCTACAGGCCTACTACGACGCACACCCCGAACGGTTCCGAGCACGCCCACACGTCACAAGCCCCGACCCCGTCGTCGGCATCAACCTCCCTGCCGAAAACGACCCCAACCGACTCCACGCAGCTTGA
- a CDS encoding phytoene desaturase family protein has translation MDVTVVGSGPNGMAAAVICARAGLRVRVIEGQPTFGGGARTAADPEYAEIRHDVCSAVHPLALASPFFAEYDLAARGVQLVVPEISYANPLPNRPAAIAYHSLERTCAELSDGSSWRRLFGPLAEHPDGVVGFFLGDKRSLPPDLITTVRSGLRVLAQGSPAWGVLRGDDARALFTGVGAHAISTMPSPVNSGAGMMLGTLAHTAGWPVPVGGSQAIIDAMVADLRAHGGELVVGEPVTSPPPGVVIYDTAPTALLDIYGSQVPDKYAKSLRRYRFGPGVCKVDFVLSSDIPWRDERLATSPTVHMGGSRAQMALCEKEIASGRHAEWPMTLASLPHLSDPSRIDSAGRRPLWTYAHVPANSATDVTETIIGLFEKAAPSFRDLVLASRCTTAAQMSAHNANYVGGDIIVGGATLFAAMVGPTLRWNPWTTPIPKAYLCSSATPPGTGVHGMSGYYAARTVLKREFGLPLPSLAP, from the coding sequence GTGGACGTCACCGTCGTCGGCAGCGGTCCCAACGGGATGGCCGCTGCCGTCATCTGCGCGCGAGCCGGTTTGAGGGTGCGCGTGATCGAGGGTCAGCCGACGTTCGGCGGCGGTGCCCGCACTGCCGCCGACCCGGAGTACGCCGAGATCCGCCACGACGTCTGCTCGGCGGTGCACCCGCTGGCGCTGGCGTCACCGTTCTTCGCCGAGTACGACCTGGCCGCCCGCGGGGTGCAGCTGGTAGTGCCGGAGATTTCCTACGCCAATCCACTGCCGAACCGTCCCGCCGCCATCGCCTACCACTCGCTGGAACGCACCTGCGCCGAGCTCAGCGACGGCAGCTCCTGGCGCCGGTTGTTCGGACCGCTGGCCGAGCACCCCGATGGTGTCGTCGGATTCTTCCTCGGCGACAAGCGGTCACTGCCGCCGGATCTGATCACCACCGTGCGGTCCGGTCTTCGCGTTCTCGCTCAAGGCAGCCCGGCATGGGGCGTGCTGCGTGGCGACGATGCCCGCGCGTTATTCACCGGTGTTGGCGCGCATGCCATTTCGACAATGCCGTCGCCGGTCAACAGCGGTGCGGGAATGATGCTCGGCACGCTGGCGCACACGGCGGGCTGGCCGGTGCCGGTCGGCGGCAGCCAGGCGATCATCGATGCGATGGTGGCCGATCTACGCGCCCACGGTGGCGAACTCGTCGTCGGCGAGCCAGTGACCTCACCTCCCCCCGGGGTGGTCATCTACGACACTGCGCCGACGGCACTATTGGACATCTACGGCTCGCAGGTGCCGGACAAGTACGCAAAATCCTTGCGGCGCTACCGGTTCGGCCCCGGTGTCTGCAAGGTGGATTTCGTGCTCTCCAGTGACATCCCGTGGCGCGACGAACGGTTGGCCACCTCCCCCACCGTGCACATGGGTGGGTCGCGGGCACAGATGGCGCTGTGCGAAAAGGAGATCGCGTCGGGCAGGCACGCCGAATGGCCGATGACGCTCGCCTCGCTGCCCCACCTGTCGGATCCGTCGCGCATCGACTCCGCGGGACGACGGCCGCTGTGGACCTACGCGCACGTGCCGGCGAACTCGGCCACGGACGTGACCGAGACGATCATCGGGCTGTTCGAGAAGGCCGCCCCTAGTTTCCGCGATCTGGTGCTGGCATCCCGGTGCACCACCGCCGCGCAGATGTCGGCACACAACGCCAACTATGTCGGCGGCGACATCATCGTCGGTGGGGCAACGTTGTTCGCGGCGATGGTCGGCCCCACCCTGCGCTGGAATCCGTGGACAACCCCGATCCCGAAGGCGTACCTCTGCTCGTCGGCGACGCCGCCGGGCACCGGTGTGCACGGCATGTCCGGTTACTACGCCGCGCGCACCGTGCTCAAGCGCGAATTCGGGCTGCCGCTGCCGTCGCTCGCTCCGTAG
- the ilvC gene encoding ketol-acid reductoisomerase translates to MFYDDDADLSIIQGRKVGVIGYGSQGHAHSLSLRDSGVQVKVGLKEGSKSREKVTEQGLEVDTPAEVAKWADVIMLLAPDTAQAEIFKNDIEPNLEDGNALFFGHGLNIHFGLIKPPANVTIGMVAPKGPGHLVRRQFVDGKGVPCLIAVDQDPKGEGQALALSYAKGIGGTRAGVIKTDFKEETETDLFGEQAVLCGGTEELVKAGFEVMVEAGYAPEMAYFEVLHELKLIVDLMYEGGIARMNYSVSDTAEFGGYISGPRVIDADTKERMRGILKDIQDGSFVKRLVANVEGGNKELEALRKKNAEHPIEVTGKKLRDLMSWVDRPITETA, encoded by the coding sequence ATGTTCTACGACGATGACGCCGACCTGTCGATCATCCAGGGCCGCAAGGTCGGTGTGATCGGTTATGGCAGCCAGGGCCACGCTCACTCACTGAGCCTGCGTGACTCGGGTGTGCAGGTGAAGGTCGGCCTCAAAGAGGGCTCCAAGTCGCGCGAGAAGGTCACCGAGCAGGGCCTCGAGGTCGACACCCCGGCCGAGGTCGCCAAGTGGGCCGACGTCATCATGCTGCTGGCTCCTGACACCGCGCAGGCCGAGATCTTCAAGAACGACATCGAGCCCAACCTCGAGGACGGCAACGCGCTGTTCTTCGGCCACGGCCTCAACATCCACTTCGGGCTGATCAAGCCGCCGGCCAACGTCACCATCGGCATGGTCGCCCCCAAGGGCCCCGGCCACCTTGTGCGCCGCCAGTTCGTCGACGGCAAGGGCGTGCCCTGCCTGATCGCCGTCGACCAAGACCCCAAGGGCGAGGGCCAGGCGCTGGCGCTGTCCTACGCCAAGGGCATCGGCGGCACCCGCGCCGGCGTCATCAAGACCGACTTCAAGGAAGAGACCGAGACCGACCTCTTCGGTGAGCAGGCCGTGTTGTGCGGTGGCACTGAGGAACTCGTCAAGGCCGGCTTCGAGGTCATGGTCGAGGCGGGCTACGCCCCCGAGATGGCCTACTTCGAGGTGCTCCACGAGCTCAAGCTGATCGTCGACCTGATGTACGAGGGCGGCATCGCCCGGATGAACTACTCGGTGTCCGACACCGCGGAGTTCGGCGGCTACATCTCCGGTCCGCGCGTCATCGATGCCGACACCAAGGAGCGGATGCGCGGCATCCTCAAAGACATTCAGGACGGCAGCTTCGTCAAGCGGCTGGTCGCCAATGTCGAGGGCGGCAACAAGGAGCTCGAGGCGCTGCGCAAGAAGAACGCCGAGCACCCGATCGAGGTCACCGGCAAGAAGCTGCGCGACCTGATGAGCTGGGTCGACCGGCCGATCACCGAAACCGCCTAG
- a CDS encoding heme-binding protein, which produces MTSSKGIAFGAVAICAFGVAAAAAIPTAAAAPCTASGLSSTASGVLAEAGGYLANHPGADDVLTAAASQSPEDARASVRGYFAGHLGELNDLQNIARPLRDLRNQCGIAISPGQLALLFDQVS; this is translated from the coding sequence ATGACCTCATCCAAAGGAATTGCGTTCGGTGCGGTAGCGATCTGTGCGTTCGGTGTTGCCGCCGCCGCTGCGATCCCGACCGCGGCCGCGGCCCCGTGCACCGCCAGTGGACTGTCCTCGACGGCCAGCGGCGTCTTGGCCGAGGCAGGCGGCTATCTGGCCAATCACCCCGGCGCTGACGATGTGCTCACCGCCGCGGCCAGTCAGTCACCCGAAGACGCGCGGGCCTCGGTGCGGGGATACTTCGCCGGCCACCTCGGCGAACTGAACGACCTGCAGAACATTGCCCGGCCGCTGCGCGACCTGCGCAACCAATGTGGCATCGCGATCTCGCCCGGGCAGCTCGCGCTGCTGTTCGACCAGGTTTCCTAG